The following coding sequences are from one Thermococcus sp. window:
- a CDS encoding ABC transporter permease, giving the protein MNMGRIIAVAKRSLLELRHDRRLMSYALITPIVLMVLFGLAFGGHVQDVKVVVVNGDGSFGSEFVKNLNTSTFSVSHAGTLEDALNELKDGKCWAVIYFPRDPSEGVKVYLDRSNTYIVNAIVSGINEALMKTLEENGLKLPVRVKYTAVYGSNAKFMDTFLPGVMSLAVFIISMVLSLLSFIGERNLGTLDRALASPMSEGEVAIGYSLASGIIGTLQVIIMLTIAVFGFRVNVEGSLLLSFVIVAILAIVGVNLGILFSNISQNEAQAVQFVPMVIVPTFLLSGIFWPVEAIPKYLRPFSYILPPTYAVDALRSVMVRGWGLGRIWGDVAILLGFGTLFLGLAVLNMKRRR; this is encoded by the coding sequence ATGAACATGGGTAGAATCATAGCGGTGGCGAAGAGAAGCCTGCTGGAGCTGAGACACGATAGAAGGTTAATGAGCTACGCCCTGATAACTCCCATAGTCCTCATGGTCCTCTTTGGCCTTGCCTTCGGAGGCCACGTTCAGGACGTTAAGGTGGTGGTCGTTAACGGTGACGGGAGCTTCGGCTCCGAGTTCGTCAAGAATCTCAACACGAGCACGTTCTCGGTTTCGCACGCTGGGACTCTGGAGGACGCCTTGAATGAATTGAAGGACGGGAAATGCTGGGCGGTAATCTACTTCCCCAGAGACCCTTCGGAAGGGGTGAAGGTTTATCTTGACAGGAGCAACACCTATATAGTCAATGCCATTGTTTCGGGCATCAACGAAGCACTCATGAAAACCCTTGAGGAGAACGGCCTCAAACTGCCCGTCCGCGTCAAGTATACAGCGGTATACGGAAGTAACGCCAAGTTCATGGACACGTTCCTGCCGGGCGTCATGTCGCTTGCAGTGTTCATAATCTCGATGGTTCTTTCACTCCTCTCGTTCATAGGCGAGAGGAACCTCGGAACGCTCGACAGGGCCCTCGCAAGTCCAATGAGTGAGGGCGAAGTTGCCATTGGATACTCCCTGGCCTCTGGCATCATCGGGACCCTCCAAGTGATCATAATGCTCACCATAGCGGTCTTTGGCTTCAGGGTGAACGTTGAGGGCAGTCTCCTCCTGTCCTTTGTCATCGTGGCAATCCTGGCAATCGTCGGCGTCAACCTCGGCATACTCTTCTCCAACATCTCCCAGAACGAGGCTCAGGCGGTGCAGTTCGTCCCAATGGTAATCGTGCCGACGTTCCTGCTCTCGGGCATCTTCTGGCCGGTGGAGGCGATACCAAAGTACCTTCGTCCCTTCTCGTACATCCTCCCCCCGACGTACGCGGTTGATGCCCTCAGGTCTGTTATGGTTCGCGGCTGGGGCCTGGGCAGGATATGGGGTGACGTTGCAATCTTGCTCGGCTTTGGGACACTCTTCCTCGGCCTGGCGGTGCTCAATATGAAGCGCCGCCGCTGA
- a CDS encoding PadR family transcriptional regulator produces MRYGDFLTLHILHHAKDGVTGSFLMKELERHGYSISPGTIYPLLHALERENLLKSHWEVRNGRRMRVYEITKRGSNRLEEGKERLKELCLEVLGDK; encoded by the coding sequence ATGAGATACGGGGATTTTCTCACCCTGCACATACTCCACCACGCGAAAGATGGTGTCACAGGCTCGTTCCTGATGAAAGAACTTGAGAGACACGGTTACAGCATCAGCCCTGGAACCATCTACCCCCTCCTCCACGCCCTTGAAAGGGAAAACCTCCTAAAGAGCCACTGGGAGGTAAGGAACGGACGGCGGATGAGGGTTTATGAGATAACTAAACGAGGCTCAAACCGGCTGGAAGAGGGTAAAGAGAGACTGAAAGAACTCTGCCTTGAAGTGCTGGGGGATAAATGA
- a CDS encoding MFS transporter has protein sequence MMETKGKSEAGRTVFGISWNVFLLGIISFLNDMSSEMINPIVPSYLISVLREGQMISGSVMGAIESVSSLFKVAFGYVSDKFRKRKAFVFAGYALSTLAKGALAFTRYWWDFLGLRVLDRVGKGIRTAPGDALIAESSEKGKSGKSFGFHRMMDTLGAVAGPLVTIGLLELLRNLPPGKAYRYIFALSAIPGLLALVVVLLFIKDRGREVKKRIKGISTLRDRNLQLFLTIVAIGALGRYSYAFTLWKAEALGYTVIQSTAFYALFNLIYAFSAYPIGACSDGFGKKRMITLGFGVAALAALSFAYAHSLPALLAAFVLYGLYVAIEDTVPRAYMADLAREYEKGTIIGAYHTIFGVFVFPASVIAGWLWQSYSLTHAFLFSAAMNLIALALMATIRE, from the coding sequence ATGATGGAAACTAAAGGAAAAAGTGAAGCCGGAAGAACGGTCTTCGGGATCAGCTGGAACGTCTTTCTGCTGGGTATCATCAGCTTCCTCAACGACATGAGTAGCGAGATGATAAACCCAATAGTGCCGAGCTATCTGATCAGTGTTCTCAGGGAGGGCCAGATGATCAGTGGCTCGGTGATGGGTGCGATAGAGAGCGTGAGTTCCCTCTTTAAGGTGGCCTTTGGCTACGTGAGCGATAAGTTCCGGAAGCGGAAGGCCTTTGTCTTCGCCGGTTACGCCCTCTCAACCCTCGCCAAAGGGGCCTTAGCTTTCACCCGCTACTGGTGGGACTTTCTCGGCCTGCGGGTTCTAGACCGGGTCGGGAAGGGCATAAGAACCGCTCCGGGGGACGCCCTGATAGCGGAGTCAAGCGAGAAGGGGAAGAGCGGCAAGTCATTTGGATTCCACAGAATGATGGACACGCTCGGTGCGGTGGCAGGCCCACTGGTTACCATTGGTCTCCTAGAGCTGTTGAGGAACCTGCCCCCGGGAAAGGCGTACCGCTACATCTTCGCTCTTTCGGCTATTCCGGGTCTTTTGGCACTTGTGGTGGTTCTCCTGTTCATTAAAGACCGGGGTAGAGAGGTCAAAAAGAGGATCAAAGGAATCTCCACCCTAAGAGACAGGAACCTGCAGCTCTTCCTGACGATCGTTGCCATAGGGGCCCTGGGAAGATACAGCTACGCATTCACCCTCTGGAAGGCTGAGGCACTAGGATACACTGTAATCCAAAGCACCGCGTTCTACGCCCTGTTTAACCTTATATACGCGTTCTCGGCCTACCCAATCGGGGCATGCTCCGACGGCTTTGGAAAGAAGAGAATGATAACCCTCGGCTTTGGAGTAGCGGCACTCGCCGCCCTATCCTTCGCCTACGCCCACAGTTTGCCCGCCCTTCTGGCCGCTTTCGTTCTCTACGGCCTTTATGTGGCTATTGAGGACACGGTTCCCAGAGCCTACATGGCGGACCTGGCGAGGGAATACGAGAAGGGAACTATAATCGGGGCATACCACACGATATTCGGGGTCTTCGTCTTCCCCGCATCAGTGATAGCGGGCTGGCTGTGGCAGAGTTATTCACTCACTCACGCGTTCTTGTTCTCGGCGGCAATGAACCTGATCGCCCTGGCCCTGATGGCAACAATCAGGGAATGA
- a CDS encoding asparaginase, with product MKRILVLGTGGTIASAKTEAGYKATLRVEKVLKMAGVERQDGFRVDARDILNLDSTLIQPEDWTVIAKEVYNALSDYDGIVITHGTDTLAYTASALSFMVRNVNKPVILTGSMLPITEPGSDAPRNIRTAIRFAVEDAPGVYIAFMDKIMLGVRASKVHSFGLNAFQSINYPDIAYVKGNEVIYRHRPPTRAPSEPLMDTAIDPDVVHVRLTPGLDPEVLLAISERAHGIIIEGYGVGGIPYRGRNPLKAVVRIAREKPIVMTTQALYGGVDLTRYEVGRKALNAGVIPAGDMTKEAALVKLMWALGHTEDVDEVRNVMLRNYVEEISPASGHLQERDERNRQEDQDQG from the coding sequence ATGAAACGAATTCTGGTACTGGGAACGGGGGGCACGATAGCGAGTGCAAAAACTGAGGCGGGTTACAAGGCCACCCTAAGGGTAGAAAAGGTACTGAAAATGGCGGGAGTGGAGAGACAGGACGGATTCAGGGTTGATGCAAGAGACATCCTGAATCTAGACAGCACCCTCATCCAGCCCGAGGACTGGACCGTTATTGCAAAAGAGGTCTATAACGCCCTTTCCGACTACGATGGAATCGTGATAACACATGGGACAGACACACTTGCGTACACGGCCTCAGCCCTGAGTTTCATGGTTAGAAACGTGAACAAACCCGTTATTCTTACTGGCTCAATGCTCCCCATAACCGAACCCGGAAGCGATGCCCCCCGGAACATTAGGACAGCGATACGCTTTGCCGTTGAGGATGCACCTGGAGTTTACATAGCCTTCATGGACAAGATCATGCTGGGCGTCAGGGCGTCGAAGGTCCATTCCTTTGGGCTGAATGCATTCCAAAGCATCAACTACCCCGATATTGCGTATGTGAAGGGTAATGAAGTTATATACCGGCACCGCCCACCGACGAGGGCCCCCTCGGAGCCTCTGATGGATACCGCCATAGACCCGGATGTGGTGCACGTAAGGCTGACCCCCGGTCTTGACCCTGAGGTCCTGCTGGCAATCTCAGAAAGAGCTCACGGCATAATCATAGAAGGATACGGGGTGGGAGGGATCCCATACCGCGGACGGAACCCGCTGAAAGCCGTTGTTAGGATAGCCAGGGAGAAACCAATTGTAATGACCACCCAAGCCCTTTATGGAGGAGTTGACCTCACCCGCTACGAGGTAGGAAGGAAGGCCCTCAATGCAGGTGTTATCCCCGCCGGAGACATGACGAAGGAAGCCGCCCTGGTCAAGCTCATGTGGGCACTCGGACACACCGAGGATGTGGATGAAGTCAGGAACGTCATGCTGAGGAACTACGTCGAGGAAATAAGTCCCGCCTCAGGACATCTTCAGGAGCGCGATGAACGCAATCGCCAAGAGGATCAGGATCAGGGCTGA